The Brassica rapa cultivar Chiifu-401-42 chromosome A10, CAAS_Brap_v3.01, whole genome shotgun sequence genome segment ACAATTGTGGAAAAAGACAGTAGCTTCAGACTCATCCCTTACATTTTTTCCCCGACAGGATATTGTCTTGTTCTTTTCATTACTACTACAATAAACgttgatagatagatagatagtaGTATCGTGTTGTCTCTGTGATGATgaaaacagaaagaaagaaaagctgAGAGATAATCAAGACGGTAAAGAACCAAACCGAGATAACCATAAAACCTTGACAAAACCGAATCCCTACGAGTGCAAGGTCCTTTGTGTAGTAGAGAGCACTTCATTTCATTTCCATCAAATGCTGAGAGATTGAGAGGAAAGAGTTTCGATTTTGTCATGGAGCGTCACAACAAGGTGATGCGCATCATCAAGAAGCTTCCAGACATCAAGCTGACCAGCCATGCTATTACACTCTTCCACAATCTCATCCATACTACTGTACTTCTGTATGATCAGCTTCCTACGCAGAACCAACGCCGCGATCGCATAGAGCAACAGATCATCCGTGGGAGGCGCCTGCTGCCTGATTCTGCTCCACGGCGACTTCCCAACTCCAGCTCTAATAGCAGCCTGATCAGCCCACATCACTTCCCATAGACAAAGCGTCTGCTCAAAGCTCAACTCCCTCCTAAACATCACCAGAACCATCCTGTAAACGAAACTACAATCCTCGGCCTGGAGATTCTCCAAGTGCTTGTAAAGCTGGGAGTCTTTGGACTTGATGATCTTCGACACAATGCCAAGCTGTCTCTGGATCCCTGCCTCGTCTAGCCTGAAGTTATGCCGTGCTTTCTTCATGAAACCAACGAAGCACCAGAAGGCCTCGTGGTCCTCTGAGATGACAGCTAGGATTGGTGATAGGAGGTCGCTCATTCCTTGGCAGTAGCCTATCTCAGGGTCGTAGAGAGCATAGGCTTCGAGAATGGCGACAAGACGTGCGGCGTGGTAGAGCCTGCAGCTTTCTAAGTTATCATCGTAGTCTTTTAAACCGACGGACTCAGCTAAACCGCGAGCTTCGGTTTCTGTGATTGCGGTTGAGGAAGAAGAGTATGTAGCCCAGTCGGAATCAGCACGTAAGGCATCAAGACGGATGATACGTTGCCACGTGGAAAAATCTTCGTGTACAGTGACTTCTACTTGGATCTCAGGAGAAGGAGAACTGGTCTCTCCACAACTATTATTGTTATTACTGTTTTCCTCCTCTGGTTTTTTCTCATCGCTGTACACAAAAGAGGGAAGAAGCTGAACGTCTTCGTTGTCTTCACAAGAGTCTGTGTCAGAAGAATCAGTGTTCACAGCAGAGACCACATCTTGATTCGTCATTGGTCCGGGAGTCTTGTAGTCATCCATGAATCTAACGCACTGATCGTCTGCTTCTTCCTCGAGGTCATCGGTACTTCCATTGCCGCGCTTGAGAAGCATCTTGCACC includes the following:
- the LOC103844832 gene encoding TBC1 domain family member 15 isoform X1, encoding MKALRRSHTSTSSGNSSSPLPSSISLPSSSSSTSPPSSNSSSFSSSSSSSSSPSSWIHLRSVLFVANLSSPSSVTSSDRSRRKSPWSRRKRKWPLTLHQWRSLSTPEGKLRDGGVGFLKRVRSRGVDPSIRAEVWLFLLGVYDLNSTSEEREAVNTQKRKEYEKLQRRCKMLLKRGNGSTDDLEEEADDQCVRFMDDYKTPGPMTNQDVVSAVNTDSSDTDSCEDNEDVQLLPSFVYSDEKKPEEENSNNNNSCGETSSPSPEIQVEVTVHEDFSTWQRIIRLDALRADSDWATYSSSSTAITETEARGLAESVGLKDYDDNLESCRLYHAARLVAILEAYALYDPEIGYCQGMSDLLSPILAVISEDHEAFWCFVGFMKKARHNFRLDEAGIQRQLGIVSKIIKSKDSQLYKHLENLQAEDCSFVYRMVLVMFRRELSFEQTLCLWEVMWADQAAIRAGVGKSPWSRIRQQAPPTDDLLLYAIAALVLRRKLIIQKYSSMDEIVEECNSMAGQLDVWKLLDDAHHLVVTLHDKIETLSSQSLSI
- the LOC103844832 gene encoding TBC1 domain family member 15 isoform X2; translated protein: MKALRRSHTSTSSGNSSSPLPSSISLPSSSSSTSPPSSNSSSFSSSSSSSSSPSSWIHLRSVLFVANLSSPSSVTSSDRRRKSPWSRRKRKWPLTLHQWRSLSTPEGKLRDGGVGFLKRVRSRGVDPSIRAEVWLFLLGVYDLNSTSEEREAVNTQKRKEYEKLQRRCKMLLKRGNGSTDDLEEEADDQCVRFMDDYKTPGPMTNQDVVSAVNTDSSDTDSCEDNEDVQLLPSFVYSDEKKPEEENSNNNNSCGETSSPSPEIQVEVTVHEDFSTWQRIIRLDALRADSDWATYSSSSTAITETEARGLAESVGLKDYDDNLESCRLYHAARLVAILEAYALYDPEIGYCQGMSDLLSPILAVISEDHEAFWCFVGFMKKARHNFRLDEAGIQRQLGIVSKIIKSKDSQLYKHLENLQAEDCSFVYRMVLVMFRRELSFEQTLCLWEVMWADQAAIRAGVGKSPWSRIRQQAPPTDDLLLYAIAALVLRRKLIIQKYSSMDEIVEECNSMAGQLDVWKLLDDAHHLVVTLHDKIETLSSQSLSI